Proteins encoded together in one Meles meles chromosome 7, mMelMel3.1 paternal haplotype, whole genome shotgun sequence window:
- the LOC123947163 gene encoding olfactory receptor 6C2-like — protein MRNGTITTFILLGLTDDPELQVLIFIFLFLTYTLSVTGNLTIITLTFVDSHLKTPMYFFLKNFSFLEISFISAIIPRYLYSIATSDNIITYNACVIQVFFTDLCGVSEFFMLAAMSYDRYVAICKPLHYVIIMSNSACRTLIICSWMAGLCIIIPPLSLGLNLKFCDSNTIDHFGCDAFPLVKISCSDTWFMEWTVIICAVLTLNMTLICVVLSYAYIIKTIFRFPSVQQRKKAFSTCSSHMIVVSITYGTCIFIYMNPTAKEKVTINKVVSLLIVSISPSLNPFIYTLRNNQVKKAFEDSVKRICLSLK, from the coding sequence ATGAGAAACGGTACAATAACAACATTCATTCTGCTGGGACTAACGGATGACCCTGAGCTGCAAgttctgatttttatctttctctttctgacctaCACACTGAGTGTAACTGGAAACTTGACTATCATTACACTCACTTTTGTGGATTCCCACCTTAAaacacccatgtacttcttcttaaaaaatttctccTTCTTGGAGATCTCATTCATATCTGCCATTATTCCCAGATACTTGTATAGCATAGCAACAAGTGACAACATTATTACCTACAATGCTTGTGTCATTCAAGTGTTTTTTACTGACCTCTGTGGGGTATCAGAGTTTTTTATGCTAGCCGCCatgtcctatgaccgctatgtggccatctgcaaaccctTGCATTATGTGATCATCATGAGCAACAGTGCCTGCAGGACTCTCATCATCTGTTCTTGGATGGCTGGTTTATGTATAATAATTCCACCACTTAGCCTGGGTTTAAATCTAAAATTTTGCGACTCTAACACAATTGATCATTTTGGCTGTGATGCATTTCCTTTAGTGAAAATCTCATGTTCAGATACATGGTTCATGGAATGGACAGTTATAATCTGTGCTGTGCTGACCTTGAATATGACACTTATATGTGTGGTTCTGTCATATGCTTATATCATCAAGACAATTTTTAGATTCCCTTCTGTTCAACAAAGGAAAAAGGCCTTTTCAAcctgttcttcccacatgattGTGGTCTCCATCACCTATGGCACATGCATTTTCATCTATATGAATcctacagcaaaggaaaaagtgacCATTAATAAAGTGGTTTCACTGCTCATTGTCTCTATTTCACCTTCATTGAACCCATTTATTTATACTTTGAGAAACAATCAAGTTAAGAAAGCCTTTGAGGACTCAGTCAAAAGAATTTGcctttctctcaagtaa